A stretch of DNA from Montipora capricornis isolate CH-2021 chromosome 1, ASM3666992v2, whole genome shotgun sequence:
TACATTGTTGTTACCTGATtcaatgttgtagtgtcaatccttcaaataacaaggtctcttgaaagtgttaaaactggtttgagccaccttaattaacctgtgttgaggtgataggcattTTAACATACTCACATTTATAAGAATAAATGGCTTCGTCGTATTTGATGATGGCATTGTAATATTGACTGGGACTGTTTTGCCTAATTCAAGTGATATACTTCTTGGGAACAGGAATACACCAGCAATAACAGAAATTGTCACACAAATAAAAATGGCCACTGCAAGATAAAGAACCCTAGAGAAAGTATGAAAATATTAACTTTTTTTCAGCTTTACAATACAAGGAATGGTAACTTCAAGCAGCCCTTGATTTACATAGAGGTTCAATTGAAAATCCTTATAAGGAGCAACAAGATTCCTTTGTTTATTTCTTGCTTTGTTGGTTAATTTGTTCACTCATTTATACGTAAGTatgttcgttgattcattcattcactcaaTCATTTCTTTATTCCTTCAATCGTTTGTGTATTCATTCATTTAGGCTTGGAAGGTTGctcatcaataataataattattaatttaagcGGAATCCGAACAAAGACTCCTTTCTAcacaattacatgtatgtatgtcaaGGTGCACATAATTGAAAACACTCCAAggttataaaacaaaataacctACATTCTCCTCGGTTTTAGTCGTCTATCTCTCACAGGAATCAAAGCAACCAAGTCATGCTCTTGTTCTGTAAAGAAAAGTAACAATGCTTTGACTTTATTGCTTATCAATTTTTGTACAGTTACATCAccacaaaattaaaagaaaacaaagagtgATTCCCTTTAAAGCTTTAAAGCTTAAAAGGTTAAGATCCCTTTAGTACATTTTTTAATAATAGAATTACCAGTATTTAAAGAATAAATGCtataccgagtaattgcattgtgactaaacttgatagacaacaaatgcaaggaaacaatgttatgtgcttgtaatatttcgatataaatctATATCATCTTCGGACTAAGGCGGGATACAAGTAGCAGTATCCCGCCTTAGTCCGAAGATGATTTagatttatatcgaaatattacaagcacataacatcgtttccttgcatttgttgtctatcaagtttagtcacaatgcaattactcagtatagcatttattctttatttactAAAGCTATCAGCAGGTAATGGATTACCAGTGTTACTTACTGCCTGATAGGAAAAGGCAAACTTGGTTACCAGGGCTTCAGAAATCAGCAAAGTACAAATTTCCTAATTAATGTGTAGCTAGCAGCCATAAACCAAGCAGCATGAGCTTTAGTTtccatttgctgttgttcttAGACTATTTGTTCCATAGATTTAAGAATTACAGATTGTCACACCCACTCTGGGAGAGTAGTCAAATTATGCGAGGACTGGACTTTTGACTTTGCGACTCGTAAATCACAAAGTCATGTATCATTGAAATGGTTGTAGTTCCACTTGAGCGTCAAAGTTGTCCAAATTAAGGGTGATTAAACATTGCATGTTTCTTTGCGTTTCACGAGATTTAAGGCAAAATAGATATTCAGTCTGACTCATGCATTGACCTTGTGAGAGTAGGTGAGAGTAGCATGGCTGgggtagtggtgagagcactcgctttccACCAATGTAGcacaggttcaattcccagacacAACATcatagatgtacatgtaaatgggttgagtttgttttgtACTCCGcttcaagaggtttttctctgagtACTCCatctttcccctctcctcaaaacctaCCTGTCATTTCAATTGATAATTgtgttgatttgttaatttcagtttaaagtatccccaattagtgctccagtgctagaagaaGACTAAACACTAAATAATAAAGTAGTGATCTACTTTGTAGATTCTAACAACTTTTCCTgataacaattaaaaaaagacTTGAGAACCGCAGATAAGAAATaccttgaaaaaataaaacaattttttacaAGTCATGTTTGGACATACTTATGCCATCTTCAGTTGTAAATGAGTTGTACAATTTGACTTTAAACCTATTTGTAAGTAAAATACAATGAGTAcaatatttaattattattgtcgAATTATTTGTATACAAAGATCTCATCTTATCAAAAGCTTGTCAAGATTCTTGTTCCACTGAATGTTTCAAAATATTAgactaagaaaattaaaataaaggaaGCTTTGCATACCAAATTGGAACCAAACTACTCTTAACCAACAACTAcaacattttcaatttttggccTCTCTCTTTCAGTTTAATTAGTCTCGTTGGTTACTGAGTTTTAAATCACAACAAcctcatttttcagtttttcttttttaacggCTTTGTTGTGACGAAAAGTATTTAAGTACCTTAGCTATCAATTTATCCACTGTATTTTTCTCTTAAAtaggtttaaattcaaattgtacAACTCATTTATAACTGAAGATGATTCCGTGCGATGTCTGTGTAACAGGCGACCCAACGGCATAAATCGAGTCGAGTGTCTTATTGTggcgaaacatgtcttgcaaaaagttttaaaaagttgttttaaataaaaaagagcAATCATTGGATTTCAAGTGTGGAGTTCACCTTTTTTTGAAAGGCCCTCTTGCCATTTTTAAGGCTCTCATTTTCCAATGACTACTCAGACCTGGAAAAAACTACTAGAAACTGAAAGTCAGCAACATCACTGAGGTCATCTCTTTGTTAAAACTGAATGGGAGAATAGAAAAAATTTCAGACTAATGGTCCATCTCATGCAAATGAATGTACAGTAAGTCACAAGTAACAAAAACTGAGGCTTTGCCATTTTGACCGAGTTGACAGAGAGGTCAATACATCAAGTCAGAGGTTGTTTATTATGTTACATGACTTCAAACTTGATCAATTCAAGCAGCCAGTAATACAAGCGCATATCAGTCCATTCAGTGTTTTTAACTGCACAAGTCACGTGAACTAACAGGTAGTCtatcaaaaatatatttattatcgAGGCAAAATTAATGGTAAAGTAGATTTGGTCCACATTATCAATAATCCCCTCGCCAAACAACATTTAAGAAATGCAGAGTGCCAATTACATGTATCtaattttgtgttttgatttgCCTAATTCGCAGtgaggaaatttttttttcgctattTAACAAGCATAGCTATATAAAAAGGCAAATCAGTTACTTCCACTTGTTTCAAGGTAACAATCCGCACGTGCAAGATCAAAGTGCAGAAGCTGCGGAAACATCAGCAACATGCAACTCCGCATAACTCCTCGAACTCGTTCTGTCTTCCTTGTGCGATCAAATATTCAAACAGAGATCACCTAACCTTTTGTAAGTTTACCAGTTCCTCCACAAGTTGGGCAAGTCTGTGACAAACTGACATCACTTCCATTTTTACTCAAGATCGGTCTCCGGTCAAATTCTTCATATCCACTCGAATAGAGATGACCAGGCGCTTGATTTGAAGCAGTTGCACCAAAATTATCCCCCTGTACATTGCTATCACTGGTTGGGTCGGAAaggatatttttttcatcattaTTTAACATCTCTTCACTTCTGTTTTTCCCAAACCATCGACTTTTGAAACGACGAGGCATCGCCGCGCATCACTGCTTGTGGTTTCAGCGTCGTGTAAAGGTACGTAAAACGTCCCTAGCAGTTCACACGGAGCGTATCAAGGAAGTTGAGAGAGTCGCATGTGGTCTAGAGGACAACGATTCTCTCCATCACTGCCTTATTTGAGACAAATGCACTTGTCATCGGCTTCCTTTAGTGGAGGGGGCGAGGGGGTCCCAAGCCGATGTGGGGACTTTGTGAATGTAGGTTGTGTCGCCCCATCGCCTTGTCTCCccacctaaccctaaccctaaccctaaccgttACGGATCCTACCAAGAGAAAACGAGGAGACAGAGAAGGGGGCTttcggtccagcccttgggatatgtcatgtccacgaaagttatttttagacgagcggaagtcttccgagacgttcgcatgcaggccaacctcggtccgatgtttgaaagaaaatatatattcatcagccttccacgtgcgccatcattttctcttttcactaagaacctgagagcgaagcaagactgcatgcggacgtctcggaagacagacgtccgctagaacaaagacttccgctcgtctaaaaataactttcgtggacatgacatatcccggccaacgccttgaggctccctctctgtcccctaattttctcttgatcctacctaaccct
This window harbors:
- the LOC138044401 gene encoding transmembrane protein 106B-like isoform X2, producing the protein MPRRFKSRWFGKNRSEEMLNNDEKNILSDPTSDSNVQGDNFGATASNQAPGHLYSSGYEEFDRRPILSKNGSDVSLSQTCPTCGGTGKLTKEQEHDLVALIPVRDRRLKPRRMVLYLAVAIFICVTISVIAGVFLFPRSISLELGKTVPVNITMPSSNTTKPFILINTTVTINNSNFFEASLDGFSFEVNWENYVVAQRDFQQSVKQSFVIKTVYGNANQEAKKIRRICCGWSFNLAFLITVSAKTHSLTVSSEASDNQLKFVNCDPQGLDRWKSCD
- the LOC138044401 gene encoding transmembrane protein 106B-like isoform X1, with amino-acid sequence MPRRFKSRWFGKNRSEEMLNNDEKNILSDPTSDSNVQGDNFGATASNQAPGHLYSSGYEEFDRRPILSKNGSDVSLSQTCPTCGGTGKLTKEQEHDLVALIPVRDRRLKPRRMVLYLAVAIFICVTISVIAGVFLFPRSISLELGKTVPVNITMPSSNTTKPFILINTTVTINNSNFFEASLDGFSFEVNWENYVVAQRDFQQSVKVPPRSSFNQSFVIKTVYGNANQEAKKIRRICCGWSFNLAFLITVSAKTHSLTVSSEASDNQLKFVNCDPQGLDRWKSCD